From Paenibacillus graminis:
TTTTATGAGAACACTAAACGCGCTGCAGAAACCCGTGATGCTTGTTGCCTCTTCCGGATTTTCTTCATAGAATTTCTTCACAAATTTCATGGCACTTTTAATGGATGCCAGGTTCCATTCTTCATTAGTCATATATTTTTCTCCTTCCTTATTTGATCCTATGTAGGAACTCTTGATAAAACCTCCGTCTATAAGCTCAGTTTGTCCGTGATTATGATCCGTTTTAATCGGAGGAACGAGAGAAAAGTCATAACCATTCTTGTTAACCTTAAAGTAGTCGCTATCTTTCGGAATCCCAAAATTATGAGCTCCTGTAGATACCGGATTTGCTTCCTTTTCTGCTTCTCGCTTATCAAGTTCTTCACGTACAATTCTCCGGATCATTTCCTCATTCATTTACATTTCCTCCCTAAAACTTCTGGCAAATTATACCGTATAATATGGTAATATGAAACCAAGGAGTGATTCTCTTGAAAAAAGCAATTATAGGACTTGTAGCCGGTATGTTAATCGGATCGGCAGGAATGGCCGCAGCTGCGACCACCCCAACCGTCCAGGCTGTACTTGCAAAATTCACAATTTCCATCGACGGACAAAAGCAGACGCTTAAGAATGATCCGCTTGTTTATAAAGGCACTACATACCTGCCAGTCCGCGAAGTGGCCGAAATGACAGGGTACGCATTGGAGTTTGATAATTCGAAAAAATTCATTGATTTCAAATCGAAGGGAGGAACTAACGTGACCACATCACAAGTTGAAAACGAAATTAATTTAAGTGAATGGATTTCTGCTAAAAAATTAGTTGAGGATTACGCCGTGGACATATCAGCAGCTTCTGGAAAAATTAGAGATATCAGTTTTGAGCTGGGCGATAAAAAGATAGTTTTCTCAATGCCTGGGCAATTGGTAAATGACGAATATACAAGCGTTGATGGTATGCATACCGCCATTGTTAAGGATGGGACTATCTATCTCTCGAAAGAAGCAGCTTCTTATTTAGGAGTTAATTTCTAATAGTTCCCACCCCCTCTGCTTTGAACGAACAATTGAGAAACAACTGTGGCCGCTATACGCCCGAGTTTATCGGGCGTTATGCGGATCTCGTGAAAAACCCCCCTATTAACCTTTCCACTTTCATCCTTGCTCAAATAAGGAATGATGTCTATATCCGTCCCACTTGTCTCGTTAAACGGGACCACATTACCATCCACTGTTATGTTTAAAGCCGTTGGTGATGGCCCTGAATAAATTCCGTACTCGATCCCGTGTGTATGAGCTGGGATCTGATGTGTATGTTCCATGTTGTGTGTATGCTCCATGTCGTGCGTATGATCCATGTCATGTGTGTGCTCCATATTGTGCGTATGTGAATCAATGTTGTGAGTATGATCCATATCATGTATATGATCAGGCAAATCTATTAAATGTGAGTGCATAGCCGGGTTGTGAGTGTGCCCCGCATGGGTAACCCAAGTCACAAACCCCCCGCCTGGTGTCGCTAATTGAGTTCCATTAGCCACACCATGATTATGGGCACCTTCATATGTTGTGGGATCTGGTGCAAAACCCGGATCTAGTTTATAAGCTCCGGTTCTGGTATTGACCACTCCTCCACCAGCTGCTGTTGTTGATCTGCTGCTTGGACCTGATGTTGTTTGCCCCCCTGCCGCCGTGGTTTCTGTACTACTAGGCCCTGCTGTCTGCCTTGTGCTAGGCCCTGCTGTGTCTCTTGTGCTCGGTCCAGCCGTTTGTGTGCTGCTCGGACCGGATGAAACTGCTGGAGCCGAAGCAATCGCCTTACTATAAGCCCGGAACGCCTCTACCT
This genomic window contains:
- a CDS encoding stalk domain-containing protein gives rise to the protein MKKAIIGLVAGMLIGSAGMAAAATTPTVQAVLAKFTISIDGQKQTLKNDPLVYKGTTYLPVREVAEMTGYALEFDNSKKFIDFKSKGGTNVTTSQVENEINLSEWISAKKLVEDYAVDISAASGKIRDISFELGDKKIVFSMPGQLVNDEYTSVDGMHTAIVKDGTIYLSKEAASYLGVNF